One Sandaracinaceae bacterium genomic window carries:
- a CDS encoding aspartate kinase: MKFGGSSVADRAQIEKVLAIVRARASEGRVVVVSSAHKGVTDALVGAATRAAAGDCDPDSVIARQQAVADSLGCPAGLLEPLYAEIRDLLRGISLVKELSPRSLDYISSFGERMSVRCIADFFSREGLAADAHDVWDLGFVTDSRFGRARPVPGWEEKARAAVAALPEDRVPVVTGFVGKNAAGEITTVGRNGSDLTCTLLAAALEADEAQIWTDTDGVMTADPSVVSGARNIPHMRFDEAAELAYFGSRVLHPSTLLPALDAKIPVRVLNTNRPAHPGTVIADLGPENPERVTSIAYKERQTVVKVASTRMFGESGFLARVFEVLARHEVIVDVVTTSEVSVSLTANDAEAVERARAELAQLGDCEVTTGHTILAVVGQHLAERKGLGAEILSAISGAGVNVEMISYASGSINLQMVIADADISAAVSTLHEVLFG; encoded by the coding sequence ATGAAGTTCGGGGGCAGCTCGGTCGCAGACCGGGCGCAGATCGAGAAGGTCCTGGCCATCGTCCGGGCGCGGGCGAGCGAGGGCCGGGTGGTCGTGGTCTCGTCGGCGCACAAGGGCGTCACCGACGCGCTGGTCGGCGCCGCCACGCGCGCCGCGGCCGGCGACTGCGATCCCGACTCGGTGATCGCCAGGCAGCAGGCCGTCGCCGACAGCCTCGGGTGCCCGGCCGGCCTGCTCGAGCCCCTCTACGCCGAGATCCGGGATCTCCTGCGGGGCATCTCGCTCGTGAAGGAGCTCAGCCCGCGCAGCCTCGACTACATCTCGAGCTTCGGCGAGCGCATGAGCGTGCGCTGCATCGCCGACTTCTTCTCGCGCGAGGGGCTCGCCGCGGACGCGCACGACGTCTGGGACCTCGGCTTCGTCACCGACTCGCGCTTCGGCCGCGCCCGCCCCGTCCCGGGCTGGGAGGAGAAGGCGCGCGCCGCCGTGGCCGCCCTGCCAGAGGACCGCGTCCCGGTCGTGACCGGCTTCGTGGGCAAGAACGCGGCGGGCGAGATCACGACCGTCGGTCGCAACGGCAGCGACCTGACGTGCACCCTGCTCGCGGCGGCGCTCGAGGCGGACGAGGCGCAGATCTGGACCGACACGGACGGCGTGATGACGGCCGACCCGAGCGTGGTCTCGGGCGCGCGCAACATCCCGCACATGCGCTTCGACGAGGCCGCGGAGCTCGCCTACTTCGGCAGCCGGGTGCTGCATCCGTCCACCCTGCTCCCCGCGCTCGACGCGAAGATCCCGGTCCGCGTGCTGAACACGAACCGACCCGCGCACCCGGGCACGGTCATCGCCGACCTCGGCCCGGAGAACCCCGAGCGGGTCACGTCCATCGCCTACAAGGAGCGGCAGACGGTGGTGAAGGTCGCCTCGACGCGCATGTTCGGCGAGTCGGGCTTCCTGGCGCGCGTGTTCGAGGTCCTCGCCCGCCACGAGGTCATCGTCGACGTGGTCACCACCTCCGAGGTCAGCGTCTCGCTCACCGCGAACGACGCGGAGGCGGTCGAGCGCGCGCGGGCCGAGCTCGCGCAGCTCGGGGACTGCGAGGTCACGACCGGGCACACCATCCTCGCGGTCGTCGGCCAGCACCTCGCGGAGCGCAAGGGGCTCGGGGCCGAGATCCTCAGCGCGATCAGCGGCGCCGGCGTCAACGTGGAGATGATCAGCTACGCGTCGGGCAGCATCAACCTGCAGATGGTGATCGCCGACGCCGACATCTCCGCCGCGGTCTCCACGCTCCACGAGGTCCTGTTCGGCTGA
- a CDS encoding amino acid adenylation domain-containing protein, which produces MTRTLRDGFLAAAERFPQREALTVGEHRLTYDQLSTLARRVAATLDAHAPSGEGKLTAVFGHRHPSTFGGVLGGLLRGHGYVPLNPAFPIDRTRVMLQRSRCDCVVVDPTAVEQIDGLLEDAERDLVLLLPDAEDVSAHAARHPRHTFLGAGDLASADACRLGDASPDDVAYLLFTSGSTGRPKGVMVAHRNVNAFVDYMVERYSVTEEDRFSNTFDLTFDLSVFDMFCAWERGACLSVPTAAQKMFPGKYVKKEALTVWFSVPSTGVLMSRLKMLKADSYPSLRWALFCGEALPADIMERFALASPNAVCENLYGPTELTIACTYYRWDPERSPAECHLGVVPIGEPYPGMEVRVADERQAEVPRGEPGELLMTGPQMTPGYWEDPEKTATAFVVPPGETRTFYRTGDRVRWPEGGPIVYLGRVDNQIKIQGYRVELGEIEAVLRDVSGAEVGIAVGWPATASGADGVVGFVNAPDGDAAAILAAARERLPGYMQPSAVHLVDRFPLNANGKVDRKALLERLKGAES; this is translated from the coding sequence ATGACGCGCACGTTGAGAGATGGATTCTTGGCTGCCGCGGAGCGCTTCCCCCAACGCGAGGCGCTGACCGTCGGCGAGCACCGGCTCACCTACGACCAGCTGTCGACGCTGGCGAGGCGCGTGGCGGCCACGCTCGACGCGCACGCGCCCTCCGGCGAGGGGAAGCTCACCGCCGTGTTCGGCCACCGTCACCCGAGCACCTTCGGCGGCGTGCTCGGCGGGCTGCTGCGCGGGCACGGCTACGTGCCGCTCAACCCCGCCTTCCCCATCGACCGCACGCGCGTGATGCTCCAGCGCTCGCGCTGTGACTGCGTGGTCGTGGACCCCACCGCGGTCGAGCAGATCGACGGGCTCCTCGAGGACGCCGAGCGCGATCTGGTGTTGCTCCTCCCGGACGCGGAGGACGTCTCCGCCCACGCCGCGCGCCACCCCCGGCACACTTTCCTCGGCGCCGGCGACCTCGCGAGCGCGGACGCGTGTCGGCTCGGCGACGCGAGCCCGGACGACGTCGCCTACCTCCTCTTCACCAGCGGGAGCACGGGCCGGCCGAAGGGCGTGATGGTCGCGCACCGCAACGTGAACGCCTTCGTCGACTACATGGTCGAGCGCTACTCGGTCACGGAGGAGGATCGCTTCAGCAACACCTTCGACCTCACGTTCGACCTGAGCGTCTTCGACATGTTCTGCGCGTGGGAGCGGGGCGCGTGCCTCTCTGTACCCACCGCGGCCCAGAAGATGTTCCCCGGGAAGTACGTCAAGAAAGAGGCGCTGACGGTGTGGTTCAGCGTGCCGTCGACGGGCGTGCTCATGAGCCGGCTCAAGATGCTCAAGGCGGACAGCTACCCGTCGCTCCGCTGGGCCCTGTTCTGCGGCGAAGCGCTGCCGGCCGACATCATGGAGCGCTTCGCGCTGGCCTCCCCGAACGCCGTCTGTGAGAACCTCTACGGGCCGACGGAGCTCACCATCGCCTGCACCTACTACCGCTGGGACCCGGAGCGCTCTCCCGCGGAGTGTCACCTCGGCGTGGTGCCCATCGGTGAGCCGTACCCGGGCATGGAGGTCCGCGTCGCCGATGAGCGGCAGGCGGAGGTCCCGCGCGGGGAGCCGGGCGAGCTGCTCATGACCGGCCCGCAGATGACGCCCGGTTACTGGGAGGACCCCGAGAAGACCGCGACCGCGTTCGTGGTCCCGCCCGGCGAGACGCGCACGTTCTACCGGACGGGGGATCGGGTGCGCTGGCCCGAGGGCGGGCCGATCGTCTATCTCGGCCGCGTCGACAACCAGATCAAGATCCAGGGCTACCGCGTGGAGCTCGGCGAGATCGAGGCCGTGCTGCGCGACGTGAGCGGCGCCGAGGTGGGCATCGCGGTCGGCTGGCCGGCTACCGCGAGCGGCGCCGACGGCGTGGTCGGCTTCGTCAACGCCCCGGACGGCGACGCCGCGGCGATCCTCGCGGCGGCGCGCGAGCGTCTGCCCGGATACATGCAGCCCTCGGCCGTGCACCTCGTCGACCGCTTCCCGCTCAACGCGAACGGCAAGGTGGATCGCAAGGCGCTGCTCGAGCGCCTGAAGGGAGCCGAGAGCTGA
- a CDS encoding sulfotransferase, giving the protein MKRFDALMRHTLTGRTETVFRNWYLDQHFGEARWYRALNAMMSQLVAIDFDENVPCDRWTGTHAQHWPSQQKRHRRTIGRFFPEREPLLALCRELIDTLFASAAREAGKSFWCEKPPLNLLSMPFLWELYPDALVVHVKRDPRGVAHSLRKQWGFAEIDQALDLLEPYYVRWARFRESGYDLSTRRYLELAVEDIAAAPAAAMRAILFSVGASRADYPDDSYSLDRTNAWQREMEPADRRRCEERLAPYFGLMGYDIEPRLAEAATPA; this is encoded by the coding sequence GTGAAGCGCTTCGACGCGCTCATGCGACACACGCTGACCGGTCGGACCGAGACCGTCTTCCGCAACTGGTACCTCGATCAGCACTTCGGCGAGGCTCGCTGGTACCGCGCGCTCAACGCGATGATGAGCCAGCTGGTCGCGATCGACTTCGACGAGAACGTCCCGTGTGACCGCTGGACGGGCACCCACGCCCAGCACTGGCCGTCCCAGCAGAAGCGTCACCGACGCACCATCGGTCGCTTCTTCCCCGAACGCGAGCCGCTGCTCGCCCTCTGCCGCGAGCTGATCGACACCCTCTTCGCGAGCGCAGCCCGCGAAGCCGGCAAGAGCTTCTGGTGCGAGAAGCCCCCCCTGAACCTCTTGTCGATGCCCTTCCTGTGGGAGCTCTACCCGGACGCCCTCGTCGTGCACGTCAAGCGCGACCCACGCGGCGTCGCTCACTCGCTGCGCAAGCAGTGGGGCTTCGCCGAGATCGACCAGGCGCTCGACCTGCTCGAGCCGTACTACGTGCGCTGGGCCCGCTTTCGCGAGAGCGGCTACGACCTCTCCACGCGGCGATACCTCGAGCTGGCGGTCGAAGACATCGCCGCCGCGCCGGCCGCGGCGATGCGGGCCATCCTCTTCTCCGTCGGGGCGTCGCGCGCCGACTACCCGGACGACAGCTACTCCCTCGACCGCACGAACGCCTGGCAGCGCGAGATGGAGCCCGCGGATCGGCGGCGGTGTGAGGAGCGCCTCGCGCCCTACTTCGGGCTGATGGGGTACGACATCGAGCCGCGCCTCGCCGAGGCTGCAACGCCCGCCTGA
- a CDS encoding 2OG-Fe(II) oxygenase: MVGTIAMMQSLDVDRLAREYQNAKPFPHVKIDGFLDDAFARRVAASYPSFEEADAMGRQFEAVNEYRKIQITDASRFPDPVAELNAMLAAPEFLEALEAITGIQLLLADATLAGGGMHITGPRGRLDVHVDFNFLPEKKIHRRLNLLLYLNPKWERQWGGAVELWDERVSVRHHAFEPVMNRCVIFETSETSYHGVEPVTCPADVVRQSFATYYYTREAPPGYTGENHSTVFRARPEERFKKYVLMPAERARHSVREARRRVRSVRDRVRAVLGQR; this comes from the coding sequence ATGGTAGGCACCATCGCCATGATGCAATCCCTGGACGTGGACCGACTCGCTCGGGAATACCAGAACGCGAAGCCCTTCCCGCACGTGAAGATCGACGGTTTCCTGGACGACGCCTTCGCGCGAAGGGTCGCCGCCAGCTACCCGTCGTTCGAAGAGGCCGACGCGATGGGGCGGCAGTTCGAGGCGGTCAACGAGTACCGCAAGATCCAGATCACGGACGCGTCGCGCTTCCCCGACCCGGTGGCCGAGCTGAACGCCATGCTCGCCGCGCCGGAGTTCCTCGAGGCGCTCGAGGCCATCACGGGCATCCAGCTCCTGCTCGCCGACGCCACCCTCGCCGGCGGCGGCATGCACATCACCGGCCCCCGCGGGCGGCTCGACGTGCACGTCGATTTCAACTTCCTCCCCGAGAAGAAGATCCACCGCCGCCTGAACCTCCTGCTCTACCTCAACCCGAAGTGGGAGCGGCAGTGGGGCGGCGCGGTCGAGCTCTGGGACGAGCGCGTCTCGGTCCGCCACCACGCGTTCGAGCCGGTCATGAACCGCTGCGTGATCTTCGAGACGAGCGAGACCAGCTACCACGGCGTCGAGCCGGTCACCTGCCCGGCGGACGTCGTGCGCCAGTCCTTCGCGACGTACTACTACACGCGCGAGGCCCCTCCCGGGTACACCGGCGAGAACCACAGCACGGTCTTCCGCGCCCGCCCCGAGGAGCGCTTCAAGAAGTACGTGCTGATGCCCGCCGAGCGCGCCCGCCACTCCGTGCGCGAGGCGAGGCGCCGCGTCCGCTCGGTCCGAGACCGCGTCCGCGCGGTCCTCGGCCAGCGCTGA
- a CDS encoding type II CAAX endopeptidase family protein, which translates to MDSEHVDMPDGSRLEGVEPALDPLCAAHPHARATGTCPRCGDNVCARCVDPSARGQAAGACAACRRKLGKDTIEPWQGAIALVVGGIAAQLAGASVFVVGVFWLMADGQAADPVAMQERLLGSFWVLGPSIFLTGLTMFLVGVATPWLAKARLKTALGLRGAPWPVFIAAPLGIVALGPTSDLARTLMVEYLPSWTLGSLDSLNEVARSAPLWAIVPAMAFVPGIAEETLFRGMFQRSIRAPLLALVLSAVLFAAYHMDPHHVAAVLPLGFYLAWLGQRTGSLYVPIVAHIVNNTAAVVGSRYLPENQPSILEEWWYVPIGWLIAAGCVGVIVYATRRRAAAVEPALEPALAPLPGE; encoded by the coding sequence GTGGACTCCGAGCACGTGGACATGCCCGACGGATCGCGCCTGGAAGGCGTCGAGCCGGCGCTCGATCCGCTCTGCGCCGCGCACCCTCACGCGCGCGCCACGGGCACCTGCCCGCGCTGCGGCGACAACGTCTGCGCGCGCTGCGTCGATCCCTCCGCGCGGGGCCAGGCCGCGGGCGCGTGCGCTGCGTGTCGGCGCAAGCTCGGCAAGGACACCATCGAGCCGTGGCAGGGCGCCATCGCGCTCGTCGTCGGTGGCATCGCCGCGCAGCTCGCGGGCGCCTCGGTGTTCGTGGTGGGCGTCTTCTGGCTCATGGCCGACGGCCAGGCCGCCGACCCGGTGGCGATGCAGGAGAGGCTGCTGGGCTCCTTCTGGGTGCTCGGGCCCTCGATCTTCCTGACCGGGCTCACCATGTTCCTCGTCGGCGTGGCCACCCCGTGGCTCGCCAAGGCGCGGCTGAAGACGGCGCTCGGCCTGCGCGGGGCGCCGTGGCCCGTGTTCATCGCGGCGCCGCTCGGCATCGTCGCGCTCGGCCCGACCAGCGATCTCGCGCGCACGCTGATGGTCGAGTACCTCCCGAGCTGGACCCTCGGCAGCCTCGACAGCCTCAACGAGGTCGCCCGATCCGCGCCGCTCTGGGCGATCGTGCCCGCCATGGCGTTCGTGCCCGGCATCGCCGAGGAGACCCTCTTCCGGGGCATGTTCCAGCGCAGCATCCGCGCGCCCTTGCTCGCGCTCGTGCTCTCCGCGGTGCTCTTCGCGGCCTACCACATGGACCCGCACCACGTGGCCGCGGTGCTCCCCCTCGGCTTCTACCTCGCGTGGCTCGGCCAGCGCACGGGCAGCCTCTACGTGCCCATCGTCGCCCACATCGTGAACAACACGGCGGCCGTGGTGGGCTCGCGCTACCTGCCCGAGAACCAGCCGAGCATCCTCGAGGAGTGGTGGTACGTGCCCATCGGCTGGCTGATCGCCGCCGGATGCGTCGGCGTGATCGTCTACGCCACCCGGCGCCGCGCCGCGGCCGTCGAGCCGGCCCTCGAGCCCGCGCTCGCCCCGCTGCCAGGCGAGTAA
- a CDS encoding phosphotransferase: MPLPAADVEIDASRAAALVGDAFPALAGAPVRPFGSGYDNAAFLVDETWVFRFPRRRAAVFFLERELAALPRLSLPVAIPAPRHVSRPRLGFPFPFAGYRVLPGRPASVVPEAAQPALAAQLGEALRALHAAHLDVDGTPAPDLDKTDRPRALRRLRLRLRRMEREGRLGGWSGAEIFELASALAAAEDASDACWVHGDLYPKHLLLDDAERLSGIIDWGDLRRGDRAIDLAIAYGLFAPPARARFFEALGGVDEATHRRARFFAVWYGVVLSDFGVSEGMDDLVEIGQAYLARRLAEERSR, translated from the coding sequence GTGCCGCTCCCCGCCGCCGACGTGGAGATCGACGCCTCCCGGGCCGCGGCCCTCGTGGGCGACGCGTTCCCCGCGCTCGCGGGCGCCCCGGTCCGCCCCTTCGGCTCGGGCTACGACAACGCCGCGTTCCTCGTCGATGAGACCTGGGTCTTTCGCTTCCCGCGCCGACGGGCGGCGGTGTTCTTCCTCGAGCGTGAGCTCGCCGCGCTGCCCCGCTTGTCGCTGCCCGTCGCGATCCCGGCGCCCCGCCACGTCAGCCGCCCGCGGCTCGGCTTCCCGTTCCCCTTCGCGGGCTACCGCGTGCTCCCAGGCCGGCCCGCGAGCGTCGTCCCGGAGGCCGCGCAGCCCGCGCTCGCGGCTCAGCTCGGAGAGGCGCTGCGGGCGCTTCACGCGGCGCACCTCGACGTGGACGGGACGCCGGCGCCGGACCTCGACAAGACCGACCGGCCGCGCGCGCTCCGGCGGCTGCGGCTGAGGCTGCGGCGCATGGAGCGGGAAGGGCGCCTCGGCGGCTGGAGCGGGGCTGAGATCTTCGAGCTGGCGAGCGCGCTCGCCGCCGCCGAGGACGCCTCGGACGCGTGCTGGGTGCACGGCGACCTCTATCCCAAGCACCTGCTCCTCGACGATGCGGAGCGCCTCTCCGGGATCATCGACTGGGGAGATCTGCGCCGCGGCGACCGCGCGATCGACCTCGCCATCGCCTACGGCCTGTTCGCGCCTCCCGCGCGCGCTCGCTTCTTCGAGGCGCTCGGCGGGGTGGACGAGGCCACCCACCGTCGCGCACGCTTCTTCGCGGTGTGGTACGGCGTCGTGCTCAGCGACTTCGGCGTATCGGAGGGGATGGATGACCTGGTCGAGATCGGCCAGGCCTACCTCGCGCGTCGGCTGGCAGAGGAGAGGTCTCGATGA
- a CDS encoding Kazal-type serine protease inhibitor family protein has product MNQTRNRISWLALVALATVPLLGGARECNPEPPVCACTEEYAPVCGADGVTYGNACEADCAGVSVAHIGECAPEPRLCFGDDECGPDGRCNHDECHSGCPAGEVCPAVCYGICEPGPAPTECWNDSECASGQCNFGDCPECPPGMACPAIACAGVCEPEPEPWCFSDADCADGEICFFDMTPYCPEGEPCAFWAPAAGTCLPVPGPTGCRDDSECGPDEVCAYDAGEPCPPGAACTTTVELCSPEGICPSTGEPCVDGSLCGPAPEPDHELCAPEGICPSTGEPCAPGAICGVGPGPVTGVCVPRHEPDPCDTDGDCAPGEHCDLSTCDVDPATGLPGGGVCVPTMGCAPVLCDLYCEHGFDTDAAGCLVCSCAPPPPPPRCEPIFCPIDCELALDDRGCEICECASGPR; this is encoded by the coding sequence ATGAATCAAACGCGTAACAGGATCTCATGGCTGGCGCTCGTCGCCCTGGCGACGGTCCCGCTTCTCGGCGGCGCGCGCGAGTGCAACCCGGAGCCCCCCGTCTGCGCGTGCACCGAGGAGTACGCCCCCGTGTGCGGCGCCGATGGTGTCACCTACGGAAACGCGTGCGAGGCCGACTGCGCCGGGGTGAGCGTGGCCCACATCGGCGAGTGCGCGCCCGAGCCGCGCCTCTGCTTCGGCGACGACGAGTGCGGGCCCGACGGCCGCTGCAACCATGACGAGTGTCACAGCGGCTGCCCCGCTGGCGAGGTCTGCCCCGCCGTCTGCTACGGCATCTGCGAGCCCGGCCCCGCGCCCACGGAGTGCTGGAACGACTCGGAGTGCGCGAGCGGTCAGTGCAACTTCGGGGACTGCCCCGAATGCCCGCCGGGCATGGCCTGCCCGGCGATCGCCTGCGCCGGCGTGTGCGAGCCCGAGCCGGAGCCGTGGTGCTTCAGCGACGCGGACTGCGCGGACGGCGAGATCTGCTTCTTCGACATGACTCCCTACTGTCCCGAGGGCGAGCCCTGCGCGTTCTGGGCCCCCGCCGCGGGGACCTGCCTGCCCGTCCCGGGGCCGACCGGTTGCCGCGACGACTCGGAGTGCGGCCCGGACGAGGTCTGCGCCTACGACGCCGGAGAGCCCTGCCCGCCGGGCGCGGCGTGCACCACGACGGTGGAGCTGTGCAGCCCCGAGGGCATCTGCCCGTCGACCGGTGAGCCCTGCGTGGACGGCAGCCTCTGCGGTCCGGCGCCCGAGCCCGACCACGAGCTCTGCGCGCCGGAGGGCATCTGCCCGTCGACGGGTGAGCCCTGCGCGCCCGGGGCCATCTGCGGCGTCGGACCGGGGCCGGTGACGGGGGTCTGCGTGCCTCGCCACGAGCCCGACCCGTGCGACACGGACGGCGACTGCGCGCCCGGCGAGCACTGCGACCTCTCGACCTGCGACGTCGACCCGGCGACGGGCCTCCCAGGGGGCGGCGTCTGCGTGCCGACCATGGGCTGCGCGCCGGTCCTCTGTGACCTCTACTGTGAGCACGGCTTCGACACCGACGCCGCCGGCTGCCTGGTCTGCAGCTGCGCGCCGCCGCCCCCGCCGCCCCGCTGCGAGCCGATCTTCTGCCCCATCGATTGCGAGCTCGCGCTCGACGATCGCGGGTGCGAGATCTGCGAGTGCGCGTCCGGGCCCCGCTGA
- a CDS encoding diiron oxygenase → METASELAVRLTKLSREQFWNVYTEFDWPEALSGERYCMKPELISIYGTELWDELDEAQRMRLSLYEIGNFFSLTLQGERPLVAGLSDRLYSKKVTEEATEYLHHFIDEENKHMIMFGVFLQKYLGKVYPEKKIVLDREYSKGEEELAFFCKVMVVEELGDYYNVKMMLDDEIEPIVKQVNWVHHRDESRHLGFGRRHLTELAEQWLPVWDDATKARFSDWLGAYIKSSWSDFYNPKMYDDAGMRDVAGTGYQIRKMALAHPATAAHRAKASKKLVNIFLRLGLLQEQPDL, encoded by the coding sequence ATGGAGACCGCATCCGAGCTGGCCGTGCGCCTCACCAAGCTGTCGCGCGAGCAATTCTGGAACGTCTACACGGAGTTCGACTGGCCCGAGGCGCTCTCGGGCGAGCGATACTGCATGAAGCCGGAGCTCATCTCGATCTACGGGACCGAGCTCTGGGACGAGCTCGACGAGGCGCAGCGCATGCGGCTCAGCCTCTACGAGATCGGCAACTTCTTCAGCCTCACGCTCCAGGGCGAGCGTCCGCTCGTGGCGGGGCTCAGCGACCGCCTCTACTCGAAGAAGGTCACGGAGGAGGCGACCGAGTACCTCCACCACTTCATCGACGAAGAGAACAAGCACATGATCATGTTCGGGGTCTTCCTCCAGAAGTATCTGGGGAAGGTCTACCCGGAGAAGAAGATCGTGCTCGACCGCGAGTACTCCAAGGGCGAAGAGGAGCTCGCGTTCTTCTGCAAGGTGATGGTCGTCGAGGAGCTGGGCGACTACTACAACGTCAAGATGATGCTCGATGACGAGATCGAGCCGATCGTCAAGCAGGTGAACTGGGTCCATCACCGCGACGAGTCGCGTCACCTCGGCTTCGGCCGTCGCCACCTCACGGAGCTCGCCGAGCAGTGGCTGCCCGTGTGGGACGACGCGACCAAGGCCCGCTTCAGCGACTGGCTCGGCGCGTACATCAAGTCGAGCTGGAGCGACTTCTACAACCCGAAGATGTACGACGACGCTGGCATGCGCGACGTCGCGGGCACCGGCTACCAGATCCGGAAGATGGCGCTGGCCCACCCGGCGACGGCCGCGCACCGGGCGAAGGCGAGCAAGAAGCTGGTGAACATCTTCCTGCGGCTGGGGCTGCTGCAAGAGCAGCCTGATCTCTGA
- a CDS encoding polysaccharide deacetylase family protein, with protein sequence MSRVRWVVKKAARQGMALGSWASGSLTARSVLQRRPRVRALTYHRIGYEPQEAFCVTPEDFEAQIRSLAQRGVAVSLDQVEAFVAGREALPDGACLVTIDDGCVSTMTEALPILKRHGVTAVAYVTASLVGSDIRELPERYLDWDELREVADTGVIEIGSHAYTHRSLGLMPPGEARDEAKKSRDLLEEHLQREVRSFAYPFGTRTDFGPVTERALADAGYTIAFNSMHGTIKPGMDPISLPRVKVEGGEGLWMFRLLSRGAMDPWRAVDQTLWRLQRERTEIS encoded by the coding sequence ATGTCGCGAGTCCGCTGGGTGGTGAAGAAGGCCGCGCGCCAGGGCATGGCCCTCGGCAGCTGGGCGAGCGGATCGCTGACCGCGCGATCGGTGTTGCAGCGACGCCCGCGCGTGCGCGCGCTTACCTATCACCGGATCGGCTATGAGCCTCAGGAGGCGTTCTGCGTGACGCCCGAGGACTTCGAGGCGCAGATCCGCTCCCTCGCCCAGCGCGGCGTCGCGGTCAGCCTCGATCAGGTCGAGGCCTTCGTGGCAGGGCGCGAGGCGCTGCCCGACGGCGCCTGCCTCGTCACCATCGACGACGGCTGCGTGAGCACGATGACCGAGGCGCTGCCCATCCTGAAGCGCCACGGGGTCACCGCCGTCGCCTACGTCACCGCGAGCCTGGTCGGCTCGGACATCCGAGAGCTCCCCGAGCGCTACCTCGACTGGGACGAGCTGCGCGAGGTCGCCGACACGGGCGTGATCGAGATCGGGAGCCACGCCTACACCCATCGCTCGCTCGGGCTCATGCCTCCCGGCGAGGCCCGGGACGAGGCGAAGAAGAGCCGAGATCTGCTCGAGGAGCATCTGCAACGAGAGGTGCGAAGCTTCGCCTACCCGTTCGGGACACGGACCGACTTCGGGCCCGTGACCGAGCGCGCCCTGGCCGACGCCGGATACACGATCGCGTTCAACTCGATGCACGGCACGATCAAGCCCGGCATGGACCCGATCAGCCTCCCGCGCGTCAAGGTCGAGGGGGGCGAGGGCCTTTGGATGTTTCGATTGTTGAGCCGGGGGGCTATGGACCCTTGGAGAGCCGTGGATCAGACGTTGTGGAGACTTCAGCGCGAGCGTACCGAGATCTCCTGA